The DNA window TGCTGCCACCGAAATGTTAAAACTCTGCGTAAACCCGACGATCGGGATTACACAACAAGCATCGGCCTGGGCTAGTAGTTCCTGGGAGACGCCCTCTACTTCATTACCGAAAACCAGCGCTGTCGGCACCGTAAAGTCGAACGTGTCAATGGGCGCGGCTTTTTCCAGCGTCATAGCGACAATGCGATAGCCAGCCGCCTTCAGGGCAGGTACCGCTTCGGTGGCGGTCGGCCACGTCCATACGTCTAACCATTTATCAGCCCCCTGACTGGTGCGTTCGGACGTCTTGTATTTCTGGACATTGCCCTTGATAATGCCAAATCCCTGATAGCCCAGCGCTTCGGCCGAACGCATGACCGCACTGATGTTGCCCGTATTAGCTAACCCCTCGACAACCGGCACCACTGTGTAGGTACGCCCTTCCAACACCTGGGCAATCCGCTGTTGACGTCGTTCGGTCACATACGGCCGCAACCATTCGACGATGATATCCGGCGTGTAAGGCTGAAACCGCGCGGCCATCTCCTGAGGATCGGCTACATACCCCTGCTGGGCGGCCGCCTGAAACACACGCGTCAGCTCCTGTTGTAACCGCTCTGCCGGTGTCTGCAACATCGTTTCCGGTAAAAAATGCGTTACGAGCCTGTTGTTTGCTGCTTTTCTTACCCCTGAGACGGACACCCATTCAAGTACGCGCCGTAGATTAAGGCCACCTCATCAGAAAAACAAACGGAAAGCGCATTATGGAGCTACGGAATAAAGTGGCGGTTGTGACCGGCGCCAGTAGCGGACTGGGCCGAGCCTTTTCCATAGCCCTTGTGCAGCACGGGGCACAGGTGTACGGACTGGCCCGACGGGTCGAACGCCTGAACGCCCTGCGCAATGAACTGGGCTCCCGCTTTCACCCGATCGCCTGCGACGTGACCCGCCCGAACGATGTCGAGGCGGCCTTCCAGCGTGTAATTCGCGATGCCGGTCGTCTGGACATCCTGATCAATAATGCCGGGCTGGGCAAAATGGGGCCTGTCGATGAGCTTTCCCTGGAAGACTGGGATGTGCAGATGAACACCAACCTGCGAGGCGTCTTTCTATGCACCCGTGCGGCCGTGCCTCAGATGAAAAAGCAGTACGCTGAAGCCGGCTTCGGAGGCCACATCATCAACATCGCCTCAGTGGCCGGTCTGATCGGCAATCCCAACCTGAGCGCCTATAATGCTACAAAGTTTGGCGTGCGGGGCTTCAGCGAAGCCCTCATGAAGGAGCTCCGCAACCATGGCATCAAAGTGACCTGCGTCTATCCGGGCTCCGTCGCCACCGAATTCTTCGAAGTGTCCGGCATGCGCGGTGCTGACCGTCCCGTTACGCCCGAGCAAGTAGCCCGGACCATTGTGCACATCCTGGAAACCGACGACAATTACCTGATCTCCGAGGTGGTCATTCGGCCGTTACAACCTCGCTGAAAATGAAGGGGCGGGGTCTGGCACGCAGCCCCCGTCCCCACTTTTTGCAGAGAGGCCATATTTACCTTCCGTCTTGTTCACCCAGCTGGAAAACCACCGGAAGCGTCATCCGAACAGCTACCGGAAGCCCATCCTTCTGGGCTGGCTTGAAGCGAAGCGTCTGAACCGCCTGTAATACGGCCTGGTCCAGCGCTTCATGCACGCCACGGATAATCTGCGCCTCACGCACTTCACCGGTCTCGTCCACTACAAAGCGCACGATCACCTTTCCTTCAATGCCCTGCGCCCGAGCAGCTTCCGGGTACTGGATCTTTTCGTAAAGCGTCTGTATGCCCCCGATAACTTCAGGCATGACCACACCCTGCAACTCTTCAGGCGTTTCCAGCACTTTGTTGGCCGTTTTGGCCGCTGTCGTGGCTTCAGTCTGCGACTGCACAGGCGTTTCAGGCATCTCTGTGCACGCCATCATGCCGGTCAATCCGATCAGTATACCGATCAGCATCAGACGCACATGGCGCGGCGTCAGCGACTGCGTAGGATGCATCATGGCCTCCATACGTTGTTTAAGGGTGGAACGTCTTGAAAGTGACAGACTCAATTTTAAGGCAGGAGCACGCTGCGCCTGCCACAGCACCGTCAGCAATAAGCGGGCATAGCTGGCGGGCGAGGTGATGCGCTGTGCCAGTACAGCCCGGTCACACAGCACCTCCCGCAGCAGCTCCAGTCTCCGACGATAGCCCCAGAGCAGTGGATGAAACCACAGCAGGGTCAGCACTCCTTCCTCAAAGAGCTGAGCTCGGAAATCGCGCCGCTGCAGGTGAACCAGCTCGTGCCAGAGCATTGGTCGGCGCATCTGTGGATTGTCAAGCACCATCTCCGGCACCACAATGGTCGGCCGTCGCCCACCCATCGAGAAAGGAATCGTCCCCCCTACCAGGAGACGTATTGTGCGACGAATACCCAGGCGAAAAGCCATCCCGGCCAGTTCGGCCTGCAGCGCGGGAGAGGCCGGCCGGCACTGCCGCAGATAGCGTCGCAGCCGCACCCAGCGACCGCCGAGTACGACAAGACGAACAGTGACGCCCAGCCCCCACACAATGCCCATAATCCAACCCACCCCCACTCCCTGCCTGCCCCCGACCTCAGCCGATACCTGTACCACTTGCAGGCCGACCCAGGTCAACACGGCAGGCGCCTCAGGACGCCAGAGCGACACCTCCGGGAGCCAGGCCAGTCGCATCCCATAGGCCAGCAACCCCAGCGGCAACGCATAAAAACCAGCCTGCAATAGTGCATAAGCTGCTTCCGGCCAGCGTCGCACAACACGCTGAACGCTCAACAACAACAGCAGAGCCGGCACAGTCCAGAGCAATAACAACCACGCTCCTTCTGTCCAGTACTCAGGCAGCATCATCGGACCTGTCCAGCTTTTCAATCAGACGTTGCAATTCGGCCAGCTCGTCCGGTCCAAGCGACTCCTGGCGCACCAGCGTCTGCACCAGTTCCAGCGGCGAACCGAACACCCTGTCTACCAGTCGCTGCAGCAGATTCGCCTTGAACTCTTCCGGAGGAACAGCCGGCCGGTACACATACATGCGTCCCTGCCTGCGAAACGTCAGATAGCCCTTTTCTGCCAGATTACGCATAACCGTCATCACCGTCGTATAGGCCCGCCCTCCCCCCAGACGAGCGTGCACATCGGCCACGGACGCCTCGCCCAGCTCCCAGACGACCTGCAAAATCTCCATTTCCGTCTCGCCAAAAGGCACCAAAGCACGACGCATAAAACCCTTATCGTCTTGGGTTACACTTACTATTTTTATCATACTAAAAAAATAGTAAAAAGTCAAGCGCTGCGATCAATTTTTATGCCCCGCAGCGGATCGAATCTGGACGGCTGACCACGAAGGTGGCCAAGGCATCTGGTGATTCCAGAAGCCGGTGCGCTGTACTCAGACAGGATCAGGTGAGAGCAAAGTGCGGAGTTGGCCCTCCGTATTCGCATTGCTGGAGGGTTTGTCCGTATTTTTGGAGAGGCCTGCGAAACTATCCAACGAAATGGTAGAGGTATGGAACGTCGGCGCTTTCTGAAGCAAGCCGCACTGGGGGCAGCTGCCACGGCCGTGCTGGCCAGCTGCAGTAATCAGCAGACAGGCGAACGCGGCGCGCCTGCCGTACAGACGCTTCCCCGTCTGCGCTGGCGTCTGGCTTCAAGCTTTCCCCGGGGGCTTGATACCATTTTCGGTGCGGCGGAAGTGCTGGCAGAGCGCGTGCGCGCACTGACCGACGGCCGCTTCGAAATCCGTGTCTATCCGGCTGGCGAGCTGGTACCAGGCCTGCAGGTGCTCGACGCCGTGCAGAATGGTACAGTCCCCATCGGCCATACAGCCAGCTACTACTTCATCGGCAAACATCCGGCGTTGGCCTTCGACTGTACAGTTCCTTTTGGTTTGACTTCTCGTCAATACAATGCCTGGGTGCTTGAAGGCGGTGGTCTGGAACTGTTGCGTGAGCTGTTTGCGGAATTCAACATCGTGAACCTGCCCGGTGGCAACACCGGTGCCCAGATGGGCGGTTGGTTTCGACGCGAGATCAACAGCTTGCGCGACCTGCGGGGGCTCAAGATGCGCATTCCGGGCATGGGCGGCCGTGTCATGAGCGAGATGGGCGTGACCGTGCAGGTGCTGGCCGGTGGTGAGATCTACCCAGCCCTGGAACGTGGCGCCATCGACGCCGCCGAGTGGGCCGGTCCTTATGACGATGAAAAGCTGGGCTTTCACCAGATTGCCCCTTACTACTACTATCCCGGCTGGTGGGAACCCGGCCCAGCCTTGACCTTCTATGTGAACCGGCGCGAATGGGAACGGCTGCCCACCTTTTATCGCGAGGTGCTCTGGACAGCCGCGCTGGAAGCCAGCCAGACCATGGTTGCCCGTTACGATGCCCGGAATCCGGCAGCACTGCAGCGTCTGTTACAGGCTGGTGTACAGCTTCGACGTTTTCCAGACGACGTGCTCCGAGAAGCCGCCCGCATTGCCGAAGATTTGCTCAGCCAGGAACAGGATCCGCTGTATCGCAAAATTTATGAAGCTTATCGCAGGTGGCGGGCGCAAAGCTACCGCTGGTTCAGTACTACCGAGTTGGCCTATGCCCAGTTTGCCTTCCTGCTTCCTTCCTTCCTGGAGGCCTGAGCTATAACGCGGCACCTCCGGGTATATCGCGTACCTGGCAATGTGCACCGCTGAACAGCGGGCAAACGCCTGATACGTACCGGCTTTATGAGCAAAGTGTTGTCATCAACCTGAGGGGCGTGCTGCCCACCGCGGCATTGCCACAGCGACCGAATCATAGACGTTATCTTTGGGCGTCTCAGGATCGTAAAGGCCCTGCACACAAGGAACCCGTGCTGACCGTCACGAAGCCTCTGTGGGAGCGCATGCCCTTCGTGCTTAGCGCCAGAGCCCATGTTGTACGGGATCGGTTCGGTCACCTCGCTAATCCCCTGGCGCCGTTGCATTACGCGGTCTGCTGCGCTTGTGCGAACAGCGCCAACACGCATGCTTCATCTCAGAGACCATGGATCTGACAGGAGACTTAGAGAAGGCTTGCCCATTCTTGCTGCGCTCGTCTTTGATCGGACGTTTCACCTGCGAAGGACAAGGCAGATGCTGTTCCAGGACGTTTCTTAGGAGCCCTGGTTCGTGCAACTCACCTGTTTGACGGCGGTCCCCGATCGCATCTCTCAGGGCCGCTTAGCGCACCGCCCAGTTGACCATTTCCGGAAAGAGAACAATTAGCAACAAGCCAAGGAGCTGGATCAGGATGAATGGCACAGCGCCTCGGTAGATCTGAGTGGTGGTCAGCTCAGGTGGTGCCACTCCCCGCAGGTAAAAGAGCGCAAAGCCAAAAGGTGGCGTTAGAAACGAAGTCTGCAGGTTCATGCCCACCATAACCCCGAACCAGACCAGATCGATATCCAGTGCCCGCGCTGCCGGCACCAGCAGGGGTAAAATGATAAAGGCAATCTCAAAAAAGTCGATAAAAAAGCCCAGGACAAAAATGGCAAGGTTAGCCACCACCAGAAAGCCGACCATGCCACCG is part of the Rhodothermus sp. genome and encodes:
- a CDS encoding SDR family NAD(P)-dependent oxidoreductase, giving the protein MELRNKVAVVTGASSGLGRAFSIALVQHGAQVYGLARRVERLNALRNELGSRFHPIACDVTRPNDVEAAFQRVIRDAGRLDILINNAGLGKMGPVDELSLEDWDVQMNTNLRGVFLCTRAAVPQMKKQYAEAGFGGHIINIASVAGLIGNPNLSAYNATKFGVRGFSEALMKELRNHGIKVTCVYPGSVATEFFEVSGMRGADRPVTPEQVARTIVHILETDDNYLISEVVIRPLQPR
- a CDS encoding BlaI/MecI/CopY family transcriptional regulator; the protein is MRRALVPFGETEMEILQVVWELGEASVADVHARLGGGRAYTTVMTVMRNLAEKGYLTFRRQGRMYVYRPAVPPEEFKANLLQRLVDRVFGSPLELVQTLVRQESLGPDELAELQRLIEKLDRSDDAA
- a CDS encoding RNA methyltransferase, producing the protein MLQTPAERLQQELTRVFQAAAQQGYVADPQEMAARFQPYTPDIIVEWLRPYVTERRQQRIAQVLEGRTYTVVPVVEGLANTGNISAVMRSAEALGYQGFGIIKGNVQKYKTSERTSQGADKWLDVWTWPTATEAVPALKAAGYRIVAMTLEKAAPIDTFDFTVPTALVFGNEVEGVSQELLAQADACCVIPIVGFTQSFNISVAAAIALYHAQRDRLARQGRHGDLSPEWKATLRAVFYLRSVQKAGVLLWERLQRGADL
- a CDS encoding TRAP transporter substrate-binding protein, with the protein product MERRRFLKQAALGAAATAVLASCSNQQTGERGAPAVQTLPRLRWRLASSFPRGLDTIFGAAEVLAERVRALTDGRFEIRVYPAGELVPGLQVLDAVQNGTVPIGHTASYYFIGKHPALAFDCTVPFGLTSRQYNAWVLEGGGLELLRELFAEFNIVNLPGGNTGAQMGGWFRREINSLRDLRGLKMRIPGMGGRVMSEMGVTVQVLAGGEIYPALERGAIDAAEWAGPYDDEKLGFHQIAPYYYYPGWWEPGPALTFYVNRREWERLPTFYREVLWTAALEASQTMVARYDARNPAALQRLLQAGVQLRRFPDDVLREAARIAEDLLSQEQDPLYRKIYEAYRRWRAQSYRWFSTTELAYAQFAFLLPSFLEA
- a CDS encoding M56 family metallopeptidase yields the protein MMLPEYWTEGAWLLLLWTVPALLLLLSVQRVVRRWPEAAYALLQAGFYALPLGLLAYGMRLAWLPEVSLWRPEAPAVLTWVGLQVVQVSAEVGGRQGVGVGWIMGIVWGLGVTVRLVVLGGRWVRLRRYLRQCRPASPALQAELAGMAFRLGIRRTIRLLVGGTIPFSMGGRRPTIVVPEMVLDNPQMRRPMLWHELVHLQRRDFRAQLFEEGVLTLLWFHPLLWGYRRRLELLREVLCDRAVLAQRITSPASYARLLLTVLWQAQRAPALKLSLSLSRRSTLKQRMEAMMHPTQSLTPRHVRLMLIGILIGLTGMMACTEMPETPVQSQTEATTAAKTANKVLETPEELQGVVMPEVIGGIQTLYEKIQYPEAARAQGIEGKVIVRFVVDETGEVREAQIIRGVHEALDQAVLQAVQTLRFKPAQKDGLPVAVRMTLPVVFQLGEQDGR